Within Spirochaetaceae bacterium, the genomic segment TAAGCAATACAAACAATTTCTCCGGCGCTTTCAATATTTTTCTTTATTTTATCTTTAGTATTATCATTTTCAAAGAGGGCATTTAATTCGTAAATGCCCTCTACATCACTTTTACCGGCAATTTTAATAGTCATCATTTCACCTTATTCGCCAACACATCTATCACCAAAACCAGCCATAATTTTACAACTTGCTAATTCGCCGCATTCTTCACAGGTAATTACCTCTTTTTGCTTAGCGCAACTGCGTATTTCGCAGCCGGCACAATGCTCCAACTGTACACCGCTGCTTTTGCAGGAGGTGCAGTTAATCATCTCCGGCGTGTAGCTGGCTTTATGGGCTTCGTTCCATTCGGCAGCCGTCTGCTCACGTAAAGCCCAATCGTCATTTTTAAAGGCTAAATAGGCCCCGCACTCGGCACAATCTACACCGCAATAAGCTATGAGTTTTTCCATTTAACCCTCCTTAAATAGTTTAATAAGACAACTCTAAAACTATCTCACCCTCTACTATTTTACCCTTATCTATAAAACCTAGCTCTTTATATAGCTTTATCGCCACACTATTTTCGGGTTTTACATCAATATATATGGTATCACGGCTTTTATCTTTTTGCAATTTTTTAATGAGTATTGTTAAGGCCTCTCGCCCATAACCTTTGGCCTGATACCGTTCATCAATCATTAAACGAAAAATTAAATAACTATTTCCTTTAAGATGGTCGGTTCTGTACATTAAAAAGCCAACCAAAACTTCATCATCATCATAGATGGCCAGCGGGCACATCTCGGGATAAAACTTAGCTTGAGCCAAAGAATAAATATTAGACCGCAAAAAACCTTCCTGTTTTTCGTCAACTTTTAAAGCGATAACCTCTTCAAAGCTTTCCTTTGTAACCTCTTTTAATTTAATCATCACTTTATTCCCTCTATAAAATAT encodes:
- a CDS encoding DUF3795 domain-containing protein, producing MEKLIAYCGVDCAECGAYLAFKNDDWALREQTAAEWNEAHKASYTPEMINCTSCKSSGVQLEHCAGCEIRSCAKQKEVITCEECGELASCKIMAGFGDRCVGE
- a CDS encoding GNAT family N-acetyltransferase, whose translation is MIKLKEVTKESFEEVIALKVDEKQEGFLRSNIYSLAQAKFYPEMCPLAIYDDDEVLVGFLMYRTDHLKGNSYLIFRLMIDERYQAKGYGREALTILIKKLQKDKSRDTIYIDVKPENSVAIKLYKELGFIDKGKIVEGEIVLELSY